A genome region from bacterium SCSIO 12844 includes the following:
- the bioB gene encoding biotin synthase BioB: MQTEEKSNKYNTNSQYNKQTIRQLFDQPFLEVVYQAASVHRKHFNPQEIERATLLSIKTGACPEDCAYCPQSGHYNTDVKKENLMSVEAILTKAKIAKANGSTRFCMGAAWRNPPEKEIPKIIEIIKEVKALGLETCMTLGTLSKPLADALKEAGLDFYNHNLDSSPEFYKKIITTRSYDERLQTLQHVHDAGINICCGGIMGMGETIDDRVNFLEQLLLLPQSPQSIPINRLIATKGTPLADTKEMDHFDFIKMIAITRIVFPTSVIRLSAGRCQMSDEMQAFCFFAGANSIFYGNVLLTSANATVDEDVILLKKLGFNITDKPLSQCKS, translated from the coding sequence ATACAAACTGAAGAAAAATCAAATAAATATAATACAAATAGTCAATATAACAAACAAACAATTAGGCAGTTATTTGATCAACCTTTTTTAGAGGTTGTCTATCAAGCAGCTAGTGTCCATCGAAAGCATTTTAATCCACAAGAGATAGAACGGGCAACATTATTAAGTATTAAAACAGGTGCTTGTCCTGAAGACTGTGCCTATTGCCCACAAAGTGGTCACTATAATACCGATGTTAAAAAAGAAAACTTAATGAGTGTTGAAGCAATTTTAACAAAAGCAAAAATAGCCAAAGCTAATGGTTCAACACGTTTTTGTATGGGAGCGGCTTGGCGAAATCCTCCTGAAAAAGAAATTCCAAAGATTATAGAGATTATTAAAGAAGTTAAGGCATTAGGTTTAGAGACTTGTATGACTTTAGGCACTTTAAGTAAACCATTAGCCGATGCACTTAAAGAAGCAGGCCTTGATTTTTATAACCATAATTTAGATTCATCACCAGAGTTCTATAAAAAGATTATTACCACTAGAAGCTATGATGAGCGACTACAGACATTACAACATGTCCATGATGCAGGTATTAATATTTGTTGTGGTGGCATTATGGGTATGGGTGAAACAATTGATGATCGAGTCAATTTTCTTGAACAGTTATTATTATTACCACAGAGTCCTCAGTCGATTCCAATTAATCGCTTAATTGCAACAAAAGGGACGCCTTTAGCAGATACAAAAGAGATGGATCATTTTGATTTTATTAAGATGATTGCAATTACAAGAATTGTCTTTCCAACCTCTGTCATTCGTCTATCAGCAGGTAGATGTCAAATGTCTGATGAAATGCAGGCGTTTTGCTTTTTTGCTGGTGCGAATTCAATTTTTTATGGTAATGTACTTTTAACTTCTGCTAATGCAACCGTTGATGAAGATGTAATATTATTAAAAAAACTTGGGTTTAATATTACAGATAAGCCATTAAGCCAATGTAAAAGTTGA
- a CDS encoding 8-amino-7-oxononanoate synthase — translation MIELLAKRLDSHKSKQLWRNRMILQKQDGNVFIHDNDHIINFSSNDYLSLKEHPQVKNALKDALDCYGFGSGASAVVSGYSDVQYRLEETFAEFVGRSKALFFNSGYHANLGVFSSLANRHSSVLSDKLIHASIIDGIQLSRAKHYRYRHLDMNHFSKSMQHNKAQIAVTESIFSMEGDLSPLNNMAKIVKKNAALFIVDDAHGIGVLGRNGQGCCEHFNLNENEIDVLVSPLGKAIGGIGAFVSGNDTIIESILQFSRSYHYTTALPPFIAQGLLASLNLVKKEIWRRQKLQELILFFIHKAKQLGLEVVSEDLTPIKSIVIKDNQTVLDAQNYLLGHGFLISAIRPPTVPTDTARVRISLNVMHTEAQISQLLENLAQFIEVISK, via the coding sequence ATGATTGAACTTTTAGCTAAGCGATTAGATAGTCATAAGTCTAAACAATTATGGCGTAATCGAATGATATTACAAAAGCAAGATGGTAATGTGTTTATACATGATAATGATCATATTATTAATTTTTCATCAAACGATTACTTATCGCTTAAAGAACACCCTCAAGTGAAAAATGCTTTAAAAGATGCTTTAGATTGTTATGGTTTTGGTAGTGGTGCATCAGCTGTTGTTAGTGGCTATTCAGATGTACAATATCGCTTAGAAGAAACATTTGCTGAATTTGTTGGTCGCTCAAAAGCATTGTTTTTTAATAGCGGTTATCATGCTAATTTAGGTGTGTTTTCATCATTAGCTAATCGCCATAGTAGCGTTTTATCAGATAAGTTAATTCATGCATCGATCATTGATGGCATACAATTATCAAGAGCAAAACATTATCGCTATCGTCATTTAGATATGAATCATTTTTCAAAATCGATGCAGCATAATAAAGCTCAAATTGCTGTGACTGAAAGTATTTTTAGTATGGAAGGAGATTTATCCCCATTAAATAATATGGCAAAAATTGTAAAGAAAAATGCTGCACTTTTTATTGTTGATGATGCACATGGTATTGGTGTGTTAGGTCGTAATGGTCAAGGTTGTTGTGAGCATTTTAATTTAAATGAAAATGAGATTGATGTACTGGTCTCTCCACTAGGTAAAGCAATTGGTGGCATTGGCGCATTTGTCTCAGGAAATGATACAATCATAGAGAGTATATTACAATTTTCAAGAAGTTATCATTATACAACTGCATTACCACCATTTATTGCACAAGGATTATTAGCATCATTAAACCTAGTAAAAAAGGAAATCTGGCGTAGACAAAAGCTACAAGAGCTTATTCTCTTTTTTATTCATAAGGCCAAACAATTGGGTTTAGAGGTAGTATCGGAAGATTTAACGCCAATAAAATCTATTGTAATTAAAGATAATCAAACGGTATTAGATGCACAAAATTATTTATTAGGTCATGGTTTTTTAATATCAGCAATAAGGCCACCAACTGTACCTACAGATACTGCTAGAGTTCGAATTTCATTAAATGTTATGCATACAGAGGCACAAATTAGTCAGTTATTAGAAAATTTAGCTCAATTTATTGAAGTTATAAGCAAATGA
- a CDS encoding alpha/beta hydrolase yields the protein MNDQSINTNYHAIFISGWQFKTTIFSDIASQFNSFQLIEYFEIEDKTISFEQYTEQLYSQLKLSKINKNILIGWSLGGLFALEIASKLKEKIDAVILINSSPFFSESKVNHWFGINQLEKEKFYFLFENNKTKLLRRFINLVSYPVINKNISNYISHESDAHWYLLLKFLFETDLREKLQSLTIPVLFILGTEDAILKINKEQLVNLNVNIQIKKMQQAGHIPFITHQELTVHIIKDFLDAAG from the coding sequence ATGAATGATCAAAGTATAAATACAAACTACCATGCTATTTTTATTTCAGGTTGGCAGTTTAAAACAACTATTTTTTCAGATATTGCTAGTCAATTTAATAGTTTTCAATTGATTGAGTATTTTGAAATTGAAGATAAAACGATTTCTTTTGAACAATATACTGAACAATTATATAGTCAACTGAAGTTATCGAAAATTAATAAAAACATCCTTATAGGCTGGTCTTTAGGTGGCCTATTTGCTTTAGAGATTGCTAGTAAACTCAAAGAAAAAATAGATGCTGTCATTTTAATAAATTCATCACCATTTTTTTCAGAATCTAAAGTAAATCATTGGTTTGGAATTAATCAGTTAGAAAAAGAAAAATTTTATTTTTTATTTGAAAATAATAAAACTAAATTATTAAGGCGCTTTATTAATTTAGTGTCATACCCTGTAATTAATAAAAATATATCTAACTATATTAGTCATGAGAGTGATGCTCATTGGTATTTATTATTGAAATTTTTATTTGAAACTGACTTAAGAGAGAAGCTTCAGTCATTAACAATTCCAGTCTTATTTATATTAGGCACAGAGGATGCTATTTTAAAAATTAATAAAGAGCAGTTAGTAAATCTGAATGTAAATATTCAGATTAAAAAAATGCAACAGGCAGGTCATATACCATTTATAACGCATCAAGAATTGACAGTTCATATAATTAAGGACTTTTTAGATGCAGCAGGTTAA
- a CDS encoding methyltransferase domain-containing protein, producing the protein MQQVNLNEVKKSFNRAAITYSNHNSIQQLALEYLTRELLNARSNFSVVSDFACGVGLSTQYLYDHILPDECYAIDIADCALKLASKHLCSYQVKFIEADYNKSILTDGLLDLAFCNMGFQWSSDFALTLKTMHYQLSDKGILAFSIPLLGTFSYLNQCNSLSFLALKVVLEMLKSAGFSILSYEQFYKLYSFNTPLAALQTLKGIGANISQKKTISGLMTLKSLNDYFKYANQYILDYRIGLFIARK; encoded by the coding sequence ATGCAGCAGGTTAATTTAAATGAAGTAAAAAAATCGTTTAATCGTGCTGCAATAACTTACAGTAATCATAATTCGATTCAGCAATTGGCATTAGAGTATCTAACTAGAGAATTATTAAATGCACGATCAAATTTTTCAGTAGTATCTGATTTTGCATGTGGGGTAGGTTTAAGTACACAATATCTATATGATCATATATTACCAGATGAATGTTATGCTATTGATATTGCAGATTGTGCATTAAAACTTGCAAGTAAGCATCTTTGTAGCTATCAAGTTAAATTTATCGAAGCTGATTATAATAAATCTATATTAACAGATGGTCTTTTAGATTTAGCATTTTGTAATATGGGGTTTCAATGGAGTAGCGATTTTGCTTTAACTCTAAAGACAATGCATTATCAGTTATCTGATAAGGGTATATTGGCTTTTTCAATACCACTTTTAGGCACATTTTCTTATTTAAATCAGTGTAATAGTTTAAGTTTTTTGGCTTTAAAAGTTGTATTAGAGATGCTTAAGTCGGCTGGATTTTCAATTCTCTCATACGAGCAATTTTATAAATTATATAGCTTTAATACGCCATTAGCGGCATTACAAACACTTAAAGGCATTGGTGCAAATATAAGTCAGAAAAAAACAATTTCTGGCCTTATGACTTTAAAGAGTTTAAATGATTATTTTAAATATGCAAATCAGTATATTTTGGATTATCGAATCGGTTTATTTATAGCACGAAAATAA
- the bioD gene encoding dethiobiotin synthase, producing the protein MSSFFITGTDTEVGKTYISTLLLKYFNQQGLSTLAMKPIASGCYKNANKLNNEDALQLQQNSSIKLAYEQVNPYAFQPAIAPHIAAELVNKKLSAADVYYSINQFLSYDSDIQLIEGAGGWQLPLNAHEVLANVIAQLKLDVILVVGMKLGCLNHAILTAQSIKALGCRLVGFITNEVTEEKMPYLDENLQSLQSLIDAPYLAHVGYNQKHVNLQYDLVEDVSDII; encoded by the coding sequence ATGAGTTCATTTTTTATTACAGGTACAGATACAGAAGTAGGTAAAACTTACATTTCAACGTTATTGTTAAAGTATTTTAATCAACAAGGTTTATCAACGCTTGCTATGAAACCTATTGCATCTGGCTGTTATAAAAATGCTAATAAGCTTAATAATGAAGATGCATTACAATTGCAGCAAAATTCCTCAATTAAATTAGCCTATGAACAAGTAAATCCTTATGCTTTTCAACCAGCAATTGCACCACATATTGCTGCAGAATTGGTTAATAAAAAACTATCTGCAGCTGATGTTTATTATAGTATTAATCAATTCTTATCTTATGACTCTGATATTCAATTAATTGAAGGTGCAGGGGGGTGGCAATTACCATTGAATGCGCATGAAGTTTTAGCTAATGTGATTGCACAATTAAAATTGGATGTAATTTTAGTTGTTGGGATGAAATTAGGTTGTCTAAATCATGCTATTTTAACTGCACAATCGATTAAAGCTTTAGGCTGTCGATTAGTTGGCTTTATCACTAATGAAGTAACAGAAGAAAAAATGCCTTATCTAGACGAAAACCTTCAAAGCTTACAAAGTTTGATTGATGCGCCTTATTTGGCGCATGTAGGTTATAATCAAAAGCATGTAAATTTGCAGTATGACCTTGTTGAAGATGTTAGTGATATAATATAG
- a CDS encoding AbrB/MazE/SpoVT family DNA-binding domain-containing protein yields the protein MSSLSLRRSGGANIVSIPKKILEMLDLHVGDKLDIHVEGNKIILVPAKEELTLEQLIANSPKSSFKVLEEDEDWISDHIEGTEI from the coding sequence ATGTCATCATTATCTTTAAGACGCTCTGGTGGTGCTAATATTGTTAGTATTCCTAAGAAGATTCTTGAAATGTTGGATTTACATGTAGGAGACAAATTAGATATTCATGTTGAAGGAAACAAAATTATATTAGTGCCAGCTAAAGAAGAATTGACGCTTGAACAATTGATTGCTAATAGTCCTAAATCTAGTTTTAAAGTATTAGAAGAAGATGAAGATTGGATATCTGATCATATAGAAGGAACAGAAATTTGA
- a CDS encoding type II toxin-antitoxin system PemK/MazF family toxin: MKEYIPSQGDIIWLDFHPSSGSEIIKRRPAVVLSKTIFNEHTGFAIVVPITSTKRDNQFEVDLPKKCKTQGNILTYQVKSVDYKSRNAKKIEVCPQTCVAQILQITQLIIS, translated from the coding sequence TTGAAGGAGTATATTCCTAGTCAGGGAGATATTATTTGGTTGGATTTTCATCCAAGTTCAGGTTCTGAAATTATTAAACGAAGGCCTGCAGTTGTATTATCAAAAACAATTTTTAATGAGCATACAGGCTTTGCAATTGTTGTACCTATTACCAGTACGAAACGTGATAATCAATTTGAAGTGGACTTACCTAAAAAATGTAAGACTCAAGGTAATATTTTAACATATCAAGTTAAATCAGTTGATTATAAGTCGAGAAATGCTAAGAAAATTGAAGTATGTCCACAGACATGTGTAGCGCAAATATTGCAAATAACTCAATTAATTATATCCTAG